From one Polyangia bacterium genomic stretch:
- the istA gene encoding IS21 family transposase, whose protein sequence is MTPEELRNRIIERWQAGTSGRAIARELGVSRSTVREMLRAFAAGRAGDDPPGRPARPSQLDAWAPTIESLLARYPDITAARVYEELRAQGFTGGYTIVREKLRLARPSSTLLPTVRFETGPGVQSQMDYSTYTVDFTVEGRRRVQLFGYVLAYSRRQYLRFVERQDFETTVREHIRAFEHLGGVAATCLYDNMKVVVSGFDGCEPIYNPRFLAFATHYGFKPWACRPRRPRTKGKIERPFSFVESSLLNGRTFQSLEHLNEVTRWWLEHVSDVHLHRTTGQRPIDRHAEEAPYLIPLPARAFDPSPVVYRVVDAEGLVAWRGNRYSVPWRYLGQTLPVRITETELVIYSPQVEEAARHPLLGDGQTGRQSIQAEHQPRRDGAERLEMLRQGYARLGEAAVRFLDGLLGSRRYGKDEAQKVLALLGAYAQADLLRALLRAVRYRAFSLRAVERILAATARPKGLLETMADEARQRLNQLHPDPPVPPRPTAEYQSLLEEPRHEKPPPADKDQADEGPSNQDESSERDSGDERLD, encoded by the coding sequence ATGACGCCCGAAGAACTTCGCAATCGGATCATCGAACGCTGGCAAGCGGGAACTTCGGGACGCGCGATCGCGCGGGAACTGGGCGTCTCGCGCAGTACGGTCCGCGAAATGCTAAGGGCCTTCGCAGCCGGCCGCGCCGGCGACGATCCGCCAGGGCGTCCCGCTCGGCCGAGCCAGCTCGACGCCTGGGCGCCGACGATCGAGAGCCTGCTGGCGCGCTATCCCGACATCACGGCGGCGCGGGTCTACGAGGAGCTGCGGGCCCAAGGATTTACGGGCGGCTACACGATCGTCCGCGAAAAGCTGCGTCTCGCTCGCCCCTCGTCGACCTTGCTGCCGACGGTCCGCTTCGAAACGGGGCCCGGCGTGCAGTCGCAGATGGATTATTCGACCTACACCGTCGACTTCACGGTCGAGGGGCGGCGCCGGGTGCAGCTGTTCGGCTACGTGCTGGCGTATTCGCGCCGGCAATATCTGCGTTTCGTGGAGCGTCAGGATTTCGAGACCACCGTCCGCGAACACATCCGGGCCTTCGAGCACTTGGGCGGCGTGGCCGCGACTTGCCTGTACGACAATATGAAGGTCGTGGTCAGCGGCTTCGACGGCTGCGAGCCGATCTACAACCCGCGGTTCCTGGCGTTCGCCACGCACTACGGCTTCAAGCCGTGGGCCTGTCGTCCGCGGCGGCCTCGGACGAAGGGAAAAATCGAACGGCCGTTCAGCTTCGTGGAAAGCTCGCTGCTCAATGGCCGCACGTTCCAGTCGCTGGAGCACCTCAACGAAGTCACGCGTTGGTGGCTGGAACACGTCAGCGACGTGCATCTGCATCGCACGACGGGCCAGCGGCCGATCGATCGCCATGCGGAGGAGGCGCCGTACTTGATTCCCTTGCCGGCGCGGGCTTTCGATCCGTCGCCCGTCGTTTACCGCGTGGTCGACGCCGAAGGGTTGGTGGCCTGGCGCGGGAACCGCTACAGCGTTCCCTGGCGATACCTCGGCCAGACGCTGCCGGTGCGAATCACCGAGACGGAGTTGGTGATCTACAGTCCGCAGGTGGAAGAGGCGGCCCGCCATCCGTTGTTGGGCGACGGACAAACGGGCCGGCAAAGCATCCAAGCGGAACACCAGCCTCGCCGGGACGGCGCGGAGCGTCTGGAGATGTTGCGCCAGGGCTACGCGCGGCTGGGCGAGGCCGCGGTCCGCTTTCTCGACGGCCTGCTCGGCTCGCGGCGTTACGGCAAAGATGAGGCCCAGAAGGTCTTGGCGCTGTTGGGCGCGTATGCGCAAGCGGACCTGTTGCGAGCGCTGCTGCGGGCCGTCCGCTATCGGGCCTTCTCGCTACGGGCGGTGGAACGCATTCTGGCGGCCACGGCCCGCCCCAAGGGCTTGCTGGAGACCATGGCCGACGAGGCCCGCCAACGGCTCAATCAATTACATCCCGATCCGCCCGTCCCGCCGCGTCCCACGGCCGAGTATCAGTCCCTGCTTGAAG